A part of Tigriopus californicus strain San Diego chromosome 10, Tcal_SD_v2.1, whole genome shotgun sequence genomic DNA contains:
- the LOC131888559 gene encoding zinc finger protein 57-like, with protein MDVAWLLAELAAPEKRLNLWHVVIQDWIVFHRNRFDHFDADGHPYLTQSFLIEVSTGKYIHRAQGQNIDWGTVLDLNLIPSKLRQVFEEGWVCQGFPTRDIHGNNRNFKTLDYPYKRRVAHGCQTYFPKDDCKTEAPGSYICPACREAWHQLTLKPTSAHFDLKLEGLKSEEAEEEQEAAHAQFPPADFVDVGLTELKDNHEHVVDDGDVDLSFESEEEFQIRPKKRQRTTRKKTKAKKEPQTDLIVVSGSGDLEDDKRIYSCNHCSETFSSLHNYHKHQRDKRRVGCPECCEDIVTFNQLVKHAFDYHAVTAPNYLKYVQDEEEEKSMKVPRKCLMCDMVYNGMVLLHRHKELYHELGDYRCDECQQPCLTYYDLMIHQYQSHSKAVPRLQPHTHGVDTIQHKDGKVEKKRTLFVCPHCQASYKADSRWTVHMRTKHSWGLFECKPCDEVCHYASDFSSHMINFHPDNSDVKCPSCSKLVSLKEDPEAFNVHYQDCPYDSAKAVNEYEKKNTLYQCDYCGKNYFSKNSFDAHIKQHQGIERFKCTQCDYGTNYKGVLLDHQKMHLREQGLTNADSELVLFHQCDQCGKQYSNIQGLRDHIKRVHQGIKPSFPCKDCGRTFTNKASLYNHKKREHGFVSTQTKKGRRPLT; from the coding sequence ATGGATGTAGCGTGGTTGCTCGCCGAGTTAGCGGCGCCTGAGAAGCGCTTGAATCTCTGGCACGTGGTCATCCAGGACTGGATCGTGTTCCATCGAAATCGGTTCGATCATTTTGATGCCGATGGCCATCCCTATTTGACACAGTCCTTCTTGATTGAGGTCTCCACGGGAAAATACATTCACCGGGCCCAAGGTCAGAACATTGATTGGGGCACCGTTTTGGACCTGAATCTCATCCCATCCAAGTTAAGACAGGTCTTTGAGGAAGGATGGGTGTGCCAGGGGTTTCCAACCCGCGATATTCATGGAAACAACCGGAATTTCAAAACCTTGGATTATCCGTACAAACGACGGGTGGCCCACGGCTGTCAAACCTACTTTCCTAAAGATGACTGCAAGACCGAGGCCCCAGGTTCGTACATCTGTCCCGCCTGTCGAGAGGCGTGGCATCAACTCACACTCAAACCGACCTCCGCCCACTTTGATCTCAAGCTCGAGGGTCTCAAAAGTGAGGAGGCGGAGGAAGAGCAGGAGGCTGCCCACGCCCAATTTCCCCCGGCCGATTTTGTGGACGTGGGTTTGACCGAACTGAAGGATAATCACGAACACGTAGTTGATGATGGGGACGTGGATTTGTCGTTTGAATCCGAAGAGGAATTTCAAATCCGTCCCAAGAAGCGTCAGCGAACCACCCGAAAGaaaaccaaggccaaaaaggaaCCCCAGACAGACCTGATTGTAGTGAGTGGCAGCGGCGACCTTGAGGATGACAAGCGAATCTACTCGTGTAACCATTGTTCGGAAACTTTCTCGTCCCTCCACAACTACCACAAACATCAGCGTGACAAACGGCGAGTAGGTTGTCCGGAGTGTTGTGAGGACATTGTCACGTTCAATCAGTTGGTGAAACACGCCTTTGACTACCATGCGGTCACGGCTCCCAATTACCTCAAGTATGTCcaagacgaggaggaagagaagagcATGAAAGTGCCGAGGAAGTGTCTCATGTGTGATATGGTCTACAACGGCATGGTCTTACTTCACCGTCATAAAGAGCTCTACCACGAACTCGGAGATTACCGATGCGATGAATGCCAACAGCCTTGTCTCACTTACTATGATCTCATGATTCACCAATATCAGTCCCATTCGAAAGCCGTGCCACGGCTCCAGCCTCACACCCATGGTGTTGACACCATTCAGCATAAAGATGGCAAGGTCGAGAAGAAGCGGACCTTATTCGTGTGTCCTCACTGCCAAGCGTCGTACAAGGCCGATTCTAGGTGGACGGTTCACATGCGAACCAAGCACTCCTGGGGTCTTTTCGAGTGCAAACCTTGCGATGAGGTGTGCCATTACGCCTCCGATTTCTCGTCCCACATGATCAACTTCCACCCGGACAATTCGGACGTGAAATGCCCGAGTTGTTCGAAGCTCGTCAGCTTAAAAGAGGATCCCGAGGCATTCAACGTCCATTACCAGGATTGTCCCTATGACTCGGCGAAAGCCGTGAATGAATATGAAAAGAAGAACACATTGTACCAATGTGATTATTGTGGCAAGAATTATTTCTCGAAGAACTCGTTTGACGCTCATATTAAACAGCATCAAGGGATTGAACGGTTCAAGTGCACCCAATGTGACTATGGCACCAACTATAAAGGCGTCCTTTTGGATCACCAAAAGATGCATCTTAGGGAACAAGGTCTCACCAATGCCGACAGTGAATTGGTTCTCTTCCATCAGTGTGACCAATGTGGAAAACAGTATTCCAATATTCAGGGACTACGGGATCATATCAAACGAGTTCATCAGGGGATCAAGCCCTCGTTCCCGTGCAAGGATTGTGGACGAACATTTACCAACAAAGCGTCGCTCTACAATCATAAGAAACGCGAACACGGATTTGTATCCACCCAGACTAAGAAAGGGCGCAGACCCTTGACTTAG